In one Spirosoma rigui genomic region, the following are encoded:
- a CDS encoding glycoside hydrolase family 88/105 protein: MGQAVPPKANDTTTPLHLLKPDYPVPYGQPGIPDVTNVISRVHQYLNEVTPTQVVDRTTGEVITDFKTFRPDAIIKPGDFRLTSYEWGVTYTGMLRASEATGDPRYADYTNQRLTFLANLIPYFQPQVTADPKANTPLRQMLAPHALDDAGAMCAAMIQASLAGGVKTNLRPQIDRYINYITKKEHRLADGTLARNRPQPNTLWLDDLFMAVPALAQMGKLTGDRAYYDEAVKQVLQFSGRMFNRQKGLYMHGWVEGMKDHPEFHWARANGWAIMTNVELLDALPANHPGRAAVLDLLQAHVRGLAACQSGAGFWHQLLDRNDSYLETSATAIYVYSIARAINRGWIDGMAYAPMTLLGWNAVSTKVTPAGQVEGTCVGTGMGFDPAFYYHRPINTYAAHGYGPVLLAGAEVINLLAKQAFEINDSSLQQLTQKR; this comes from the coding sequence ATGGGTCAGGCTGTACCGCCCAAAGCCAACGATACCACCACTCCGCTGCACCTGCTCAAACCCGATTATCCGGTGCCGTATGGTCAGCCCGGCATTCCCGACGTGACAAACGTAATCAGCCGGGTGCATCAGTACCTGAACGAGGTCACACCAACCCAGGTCGTTGACCGGACTACGGGCGAGGTCATCACCGATTTCAAAACCTTCAGACCGGATGCTATTATCAAGCCCGGCGATTTTCGGCTGACGAGCTACGAGTGGGGCGTTACGTACACCGGTATGCTCCGGGCCAGCGAAGCCACCGGCGACCCGCGCTATGCCGATTACACCAACCAGCGACTGACGTTTCTGGCGAACCTGATTCCGTATTTTCAGCCGCAGGTCACCGCCGACCCTAAAGCCAACACACCCCTGCGGCAGATGCTTGCTCCCCACGCCCTCGACGACGCCGGGGCCATGTGTGCGGCCATGATCCAGGCCAGTCTGGCGGGGGGCGTCAAAACGAACCTGCGTCCGCAGATCGACCGATACATCAACTACATCACGAAAAAAGAACACCGTCTGGCCGATGGTACCCTGGCCCGCAACCGGCCCCAACCCAATACGCTCTGGCTCGACGACCTGTTTATGGCGGTGCCGGCACTGGCGCAGATGGGCAAGCTGACCGGCGACCGGGCCTACTACGACGAAGCCGTAAAGCAGGTGCTGCAATTCTCCGGACGGATGTTCAACCGACAAAAGGGTTTGTACATGCACGGCTGGGTCGAGGGCATGAAGGACCACCCCGAGTTCCACTGGGCGCGGGCCAATGGCTGGGCCATCATGACCAATGTCGAACTGCTGGACGCGCTGCCCGCCAACCATCCGGGTCGGGCGGCTGTGCTCGATCTGCTCCAGGCTCACGTGCGCGGGCTGGCAGCCTGTCAGTCGGGCGCGGGCTTCTGGCACCAGCTCCTCGACCGGAACGACTCCTACCTGGAAACATCGGCTACGGCTATCTACGTCTATTCCATTGCACGAGCCATCAACCGGGGCTGGATCGATGGGATGGCTTACGCACCCATGACGCTGCTCGGCTGGAATGCCGTATCGACCAAAGTAACTCCCGCCGGGCAGGTAGAAGGGACCTGCGTGGGGACGGGCATGGGATTCGATCCGGCCTTTTATTACCACCGGCCCATCAATACCTACGCTGCCCACGGCTACGGCCCCGTTTTGCTGGCCGGTGCCGAGGTGATCAACCTATTGGCAAAGCAAGCCTTTGAGATCAACGACAGTTCGCTGCAGCAGTTGACACAGAAGCGGTAA
- a CDS encoding M16 family metallopeptidase, with translation MKKYTLHLAVLLTCLTVGIARSQTKLVEKVTRQGKELNIPYEKYVLPNGLTLVVHEDHSDPIVHVDVTYHVGSAREEIGKSGFAHFFEHMMFQGSDHVADDEHFKIVTESGGTLNGSTNRDRTNYYETLPSNQLERALWLEADRMGFLLDAVTQKKFEIQRATVKNERGQNYDNRPYGLVGETVAKNLFPYGHPYSWLTIGYIEDLNRVNVNDLKNFFLRWYGPNNAVLTIGGDVKPSQVVTLVEKYFGSIPRGPEVTKTQVPAAVLDKDRYVSYEDNVRFPMLQMVFPTVPNYHPDEAPLDALAEILGGGKNSLFYKNLVKNQQAVQANASHPATELAGQIAFTILPFPDKRLDSTEAIVRQTLAEFERRGVTDDDIAQFTAKREADLINDLASVSGKVSQLAAYQTYLGNPNYLPQEFKRYRSVTKADVMRVYNQYVKGKNAVVLTVYPKGKAEIVAKPDNYTVSTAGYQAPNYGYDGLAYTKAKDSFDRTKKPGPGANPALKVPPFWTDKLPNGLNIIGTRNDEIPAVTMLFAIKGGHLLSASDPAKAGIAQLTAALMNEATQRYSNEELNTKLEKLGASIDIRASTEEINVSVETLTKNLDSTLALVEEKLLHPKFSQEDFERLKKQQLELIANQSTQPVVIANKAYNKLLYGAENIRSVPVSGTAKTVESITLDDVKAFYAKYFSPSVTNLVIVGDVEQAAVKPKLAFLSKWAAKPVALPKNAPTRKVDKTRIYLIDKEKAAQSEIRVGYLTDLPYDATGDYYKTYLANYMLGGAFNSRINMNLREDKGWTYGARSGFSSTKTPGPFTAQAGVKAAATDSSVVEFVKEITNYGKSGITEEELAFVKSSLGQVDALRYETSLQKAYFLSRIIDYNLPANYVEQQSAILRGITKAQIDAIAKKRLPVNNMIITVVGNKELVKPGLSRLGYEVVELDKEGEPITTVAGPDMSPAPAKAGSSSGMTPAVKKDKKSK, from the coding sequence ATGAAAAAATATACCCTTCATCTGGCAGTGCTGCTAACCTGTCTTACAGTTGGTATTGCCCGCTCACAAACGAAACTGGTTGAGAAAGTCACTCGCCAGGGAAAGGAGCTCAACATTCCCTATGAGAAATACGTGCTGCCCAACGGCCTGACGCTGGTCGTGCACGAAGACCACTCGGACCCCATTGTGCACGTCGACGTAACCTACCACGTGGGGTCGGCCCGCGAGGAGATCGGGAAGTCGGGATTTGCCCACTTTTTCGAACATATGATGTTCCAGGGTTCCGACCACGTTGCCGACGATGAGCACTTCAAAATCGTGACCGAATCGGGCGGTACGCTCAACGGTTCTACCAACCGCGACCGGACCAACTACTACGAGACGCTGCCCAGCAACCAACTCGAACGGGCACTCTGGCTCGAAGCCGACCGGATGGGCTTCCTGCTCGACGCCGTTACCCAGAAGAAATTCGAGATTCAGCGCGCAACCGTCAAGAACGAACGCGGGCAGAACTACGACAACCGTCCTTACGGGCTGGTCGGGGAGACGGTTGCAAAGAACCTGTTCCCCTACGGTCATCCGTACTCGTGGCTGACCATCGGCTACATCGAAGATCTGAACCGGGTCAACGTCAACGACCTCAAAAACTTCTTCCTGCGCTGGTACGGACCCAACAATGCCGTACTCACCATTGGTGGCGACGTGAAACCGAGTCAGGTAGTGACGCTGGTGGAGAAATACTTCGGGTCGATTCCACGGGGTCCCGAGGTAACTAAAACGCAGGTACCCGCGGCCGTGCTGGATAAGGACCGCTACGTGTCGTACGAGGACAACGTGCGCTTTCCGATGCTCCAGATGGTGTTCCCGACGGTGCCCAACTACCACCCCGACGAAGCGCCCCTCGATGCGCTGGCCGAAATTCTGGGTGGCGGCAAGAACTCACTGTTCTATAAAAACCTGGTTAAAAATCAGCAGGCTGTGCAGGCTAACGCGTCGCACCCGGCCACCGAGCTGGCGGGTCAGATTGCCTTTACCATACTGCCCTTTCCCGACAAACGGCTGGATAGTACCGAAGCCATCGTGCGCCAAACGCTGGCGGAGTTCGAACGGCGGGGTGTCACCGACGATGATATTGCCCAGTTCACGGCCAAGCGCGAAGCGGATCTGATCAACGATCTGGCCAGTGTATCGGGCAAGGTGTCCCAGCTGGCGGCCTACCAGACCTACCTCGGCAACCCAAACTACCTCCCGCAGGAGTTCAAGCGGTACCGGAGTGTGACCAAAGCCGATGTGATGCGCGTATACAACCAGTATGTGAAAGGGAAGAACGCCGTAGTGCTGACCGTTTACCCGAAAGGTAAAGCCGAGATCGTAGCCAAACCCGACAACTACACGGTGTCGACGGCGGGTTATCAGGCACCAAACTACGGGTATGACGGATTGGCGTATACAAAAGCAAAAGACAGTTTCGACCGGACCAAAAAGCCCGGACCCGGTGCTAACCCGGCGCTGAAAGTGCCGCCCTTCTGGACCGACAAGCTTCCCAATGGTTTGAATATTATTGGCACCCGCAACGACGAGATTCCCGCCGTTACCATGCTGTTCGCCATCAAGGGCGGTCACCTGCTGTCGGCCAGCGATCCCGCCAAAGCGGGAATTGCCCAGCTGACGGCCGCGCTTATGAACGAAGCCACGCAGCGCTATTCGAACGAAGAGCTGAACACCAAGCTGGAGAAGCTCGGAGCCAGCATCGACATTCGGGCCAGTACGGAAGAAATTAACGTATCGGTTGAGACGCTGACGAAGAACCTGGATTCGACACTGGCGCTGGTCGAAGAGAAGCTCCTGCATCCCAAGTTCTCGCAGGAGGATTTCGAGCGGCTCAAAAAGCAACAACTGGAGCTGATTGCCAACCAGAGCACCCAGCCGGTTGTCATTGCCAACAAAGCGTATAACAAACTGCTCTACGGTGCCGAAAATATTCGGTCGGTGCCGGTGAGTGGTACGGCCAAGACGGTCGAGTCCATCACGCTCGACGATGTCAAGGCGTTCTACGCGAAATATTTCTCGCCGTCGGTAACGAATCTGGTCATCGTAGGTGATGTAGAACAGGCCGCTGTGAAACCCAAACTGGCGTTTCTGAGCAAGTGGGCAGCCAAGCCCGTTGCGCTGCCCAAAAACGCACCGACCCGCAAGGTGGACAAAACCCGCATTTACCTGATCGACAAAGAAAAAGCCGCTCAGTCCGAAATTCGGGTGGGTTACCTCACCGACCTGCCCTACGACGCGACCGGCGACTATTACAAAACGTACCTGGCCAACTACATGCTGGGCGGTGCGTTCAATAGCCGGATCAACATGAACCTGCGCGAAGACAAGGGCTGGACCTACGGGGCGCGGTCGGGTTTCTCGAGTACCAAAACGCCCGGTCCGTTTACGGCGCAGGCGGGGGTGAAGGCGGCCGCTACCGACAGCTCGGTGGTTGAGTTTGTCAAGGAAATTACGAACTACGGCAAGTCGGGGATTACCGAGGAGGAACTGGCTTTTGTGAAGAGTTCGCTGGGTCAGGTCGACGCGCTGCGCTACGAAACATCGCTCCAGAAAGCGTATTTCCTCAGCCGCATTATCGACTATAACCTGCCCGCCAACTACGTTGAGCAGCAGAGCGCCATCCTGCGTGGTATTACCAAAGCGCAGATCGATGCCATTGCCAAAAAACGGTTGCCGGTCAACAACATGATCATTACCGTCGTGGGGAACAAAGAACTGGTGAAGCCGGGTCTGTCGCGGTTGGGCTACGAAGTGGTCGAGCTGGACAAGGAAGGGGAGCCGATCACTACGGTTGCCGGTCCGGATATGTCGCCCGCGCCCGCCAAAGCCGGGTCGTCGTCGGGAATGACCCCTGCCGTGAAGAAAGACAAGAAAAGCAAGTAA
- a CDS encoding PAS domain-containing sensor histidine kinase, whose product MILTQKTIRDDLPYLQELFDFIPVPVVVATKDGNQMKHIFTNRKFTQVIGYSLSEIPTSVEWLEKAYPDSTYRKAVYEQWMAQANDSQQIGAHFIDPMRVSVRCKDGKDRWFDVEAGTWIDTFDIITFVDINDLTRQKQHLEQLNQVKSKLISIISHDFRSPLASLRSLIMLMEDGSLSTESLTGLLPSVNQQLNNVHNLLENLLMWASVQLDNQRPRAVAFSISDIIQLNVDLFAHQARHKEITLEIDDTVPGKVLADPTLISLVVRNLLSNAIKFTPAQGRITIYTVAVDGVAVVTVQDTGVGMSPQTVDKLRTRELLHTQLGTNNEKGTGLGLPFCLDIIESCGGEFSISSVEGKGSTFTFTIALAN is encoded by the coding sequence ATGATTCTCACCCAAAAGACGATTCGGGATGATCTCCCGTATCTGCAGGAACTCTTCGACTTCATCCCCGTCCCCGTTGTTGTTGCTACGAAGGACGGAAACCAGATGAAGCACATTTTTACCAACCGTAAATTCACTCAGGTCATTGGCTATTCGTTGTCGGAAATTCCAACCAGTGTGGAGTGGTTGGAAAAAGCGTACCCGGACTCTACCTACCGAAAAGCCGTTTACGAACAATGGATGGCTCAGGCGAATGACAGCCAGCAGATAGGGGCTCACTTCATCGATCCCATGCGGGTTTCGGTTCGCTGCAAAGACGGCAAAGATCGCTGGTTCGATGTAGAGGCCGGGACCTGGATCGATACCTTCGACATCATCACCTTTGTCGACATTAATGACCTGACTCGTCAGAAACAGCACCTCGAACAACTCAATCAGGTCAAGAGTAAGCTTATCTCGATCATCTCCCACGATTTTCGCAGCCCACTCGCTTCGCTTAGAAGCCTGATCATGCTCATGGAAGACGGTTCCTTGTCAACCGAATCGCTGACGGGCCTGCTGCCCTCCGTTAATCAGCAGCTCAACAACGTTCATAACCTGCTCGAAAATCTACTTATGTGGGCATCCGTTCAGCTCGATAACCAGCGGCCCCGGGCGGTAGCCTTTTCCATCAGCGATATCATTCAGCTTAACGTCGACCTGTTCGCCCATCAGGCCCGCCACAAGGAAATTACCCTGGAGATCGATGATACGGTGCCGGGTAAGGTGCTGGCCGACCCAACGCTGATCAGCCTGGTTGTTCGTAACCTCCTCAGCAATGCCATTAAGTTCACCCCCGCGCAGGGCCGGATTACCATCTATACGGTAGCCGTTGATGGCGTAGCTGTTGTTACCGTTCAGGATACGGGCGTTGGCATGAGTCCGCAAACTGTCGATAAACTCAGGACCCGGGAATTGCTGCATACCCAGCTAGGCACCAATAACGAAAAAGGAACTGGGCTGGGATTGCCTTTCTGCCTCGACATCATCGAAAGCTGCGGGGGTGAGTTCAGCATTTCCTCCGTAGAAGGCAAAGGCAGTACGTTCACCTTTACCATTGCGCTGGCAAACTGA
- a CDS encoding SDR family oxidoreductase, which yields MADHIKTALITGGSKGIGYGVAEVLIKEGVKVAITSRSSVAAELAAAKLNEIRPGYALGMAADVRDLASQQRVVDAITKEWERLDYVIANAGVGHFAPIQTLTPEQWQETIDINLTGVFNTAKATIESLKATQGYFITIASLAGTNFFEKGAAYNASKFGLVGFTQAVMLDLRSEGIKVSTIMPGSVATYFDNHEPSDADAWKIQPEDIGQIVYDLLKMNPRTLPSKIEVRPTRPGGK from the coding sequence ATGGCAGATCATATCAAAACGGCGCTCATCACGGGCGGATCGAAAGGAATTGGCTACGGCGTTGCCGAAGTACTCATAAAAGAAGGCGTTAAAGTGGCCATCACCAGCCGCTCGTCGGTAGCGGCCGAACTGGCCGCGGCCAAACTCAACGAGATCAGACCTGGCTACGCGCTGGGTATGGCCGCCGACGTGCGCGACCTGGCGTCGCAGCAACGCGTGGTCGACGCGATCACAAAGGAGTGGGAGCGGCTTGACTACGTTATTGCCAACGCGGGCGTGGGTCACTTTGCGCCCATTCAGACATTGACGCCAGAGCAGTGGCAGGAAACGATCGACATCAACCTGACGGGTGTATTCAATACCGCCAAAGCAACGATCGAATCACTGAAAGCTACCCAGGGTTATTTCATTACCATTGCCAGTCTGGCAGGGACTAATTTCTTCGAGAAGGGAGCCGCTTACAATGCCAGTAAGTTTGGGCTGGTTGGCTTTACCCAGGCTGTTATGCTTGACCTGCGCAGCGAAGGGATCAAAGTGAGCACGATCATGCCGGGTTCGGTAGCGACTTACTTCGACAATCACGAGCCGAGCGATGCCGATGCCTGGAAAATCCAGCCCGAAGACATTGGTCAGATCGTCTATGATTTGCTGAAGATGAACCCCCGTACCCTGCCCAGCAAGATCGAGGTACGGCCAACTCGTCCCGGCGGCAAATAA
- a CDS encoding M3 family metallopeptidase encodes MKTIAAVLISTVLMSISAPVPQPPTDPNPFLIPYNTPFGVPDFGKIKPEHFEPAIEEGMKQQAAEIAAITKQPQAPTFANTIEALEASGDLLRRVMTVFSNLNSANTSDELQKIAQTMAPRLSKNSDDISLNPVLFGRVKAVYDQRSKLKLTGDQQRLLEKTYKNFVRNGAALPADKQERLRKINGELSVLTLKFGQNLLAENNGYALVIDNEKDLSGLPASVVAAAAEAAKKRNPQDGPTARKWVFTLQNPSIMPFLSYADNRALREQIFRAYLERGNHNDAHDNKQIMATMVGLRAEKAQLLGYDNHAAYILEESMAQTPAKVGELINQLWTATVPVAQQEAADLQALMDKEGRNEKLAGWDWRYYAEKLRKEKFALDEQELRPYFALDNVREGIFMLCNRLYGLRFERRTDLPVYHEEAITYEVKEGDGRHIGIMYMDFFPRASKRGGAWMTSYRRQEIDNGKKITPVVSIVCNFSKPTGNTPALLSVDETTTFFHEFGHALHGLLSNVTYGSQSGTSVPRDFVELPSQIMENWAMEPEMLRLFAKHYQTGAVIPDALVDKIKKSSLFNQGFETTEYLAASMLDMAYHTLKPGEVPTDVIAFEKQAMDKIGLIDQIPPRYRSTYFQHVFAGGYSAGYYSYIWSAVLDADAFEVFKQKGLFDPKSAQSFRKNVLERGGTEEPMKLYRNFRGAEPDIKPLLRRRGLMKSV; translated from the coding sequence ATGAAAACGATAGCAGCTGTTTTAATATCGACCGTGCTTATGAGCATATCGGCCCCGGTGCCCCAACCGCCCACCGACCCCAATCCTTTTTTAATACCCTACAACACACCCTTCGGTGTGCCCGATTTTGGTAAAATAAAGCCCGAACATTTCGAGCCGGCCATTGAGGAAGGCATGAAGCAACAAGCCGCCGAGATTGCGGCCATTACGAAGCAACCCCAGGCTCCTACGTTTGCCAACACCATCGAAGCGCTGGAAGCCAGCGGGGATCTGCTACGGCGGGTGATGACTGTTTTCAGCAACCTCAATAGCGCCAACACCAGCGATGAACTGCAGAAGATCGCCCAGACGATGGCGCCCAGGCTGTCAAAAAACAGCGACGATATTTCGCTCAATCCAGTCCTGTTCGGGCGCGTAAAAGCGGTGTATGACCAGCGTAGTAAACTAAAACTGACCGGCGATCAGCAGCGGCTGCTGGAAAAGACCTACAAGAACTTCGTTCGGAACGGGGCCGCGCTGCCAGCCGACAAACAAGAACGGCTGCGGAAGATCAATGGCGAACTCTCGGTGCTGACCCTGAAATTCGGTCAGAATCTGCTGGCTGAGAACAACGGGTATGCGCTCGTTATCGACAATGAAAAAGACCTGAGCGGCCTGCCCGCTTCGGTGGTAGCCGCAGCTGCTGAGGCAGCCAAGAAACGTAACCCGCAGGACGGTCCGACGGCGCGCAAGTGGGTGTTTACGCTTCAAAACCCGAGCATCATGCCATTCTTGTCGTATGCCGACAACCGGGCGCTGCGGGAGCAGATTTTCCGGGCCTACCTGGAACGGGGCAACCACAACGATGCGCACGACAACAAGCAGATCATGGCGACGATGGTAGGGCTCCGTGCCGAAAAAGCGCAGCTGCTGGGCTACGACAATCACGCGGCCTATATTCTGGAGGAGAGCATGGCGCAAACCCCCGCCAAAGTGGGTGAGCTGATTAACCAGCTCTGGACGGCTACCGTACCCGTTGCGCAGCAGGAAGCCGCCGACTTGCAGGCATTGATGGACAAAGAAGGCCGGAACGAAAAACTGGCGGGCTGGGACTGGCGCTACTACGCCGAGAAGCTGCGCAAGGAGAAGTTTGCGCTGGATGAGCAGGAACTGCGGCCCTATTTTGCGCTCGATAACGTCCGGGAGGGGATCTTCATGCTTTGCAACCGCCTGTATGGCTTGCGTTTCGAACGCCGTACCGACCTGCCCGTATACCACGAAGAGGCTATCACCTATGAAGTGAAAGAGGGCGATGGACGTCATATTGGCATTATGTACATGGACTTTTTTCCCCGCGCCAGTAAACGGGGTGGGGCCTGGATGACGAGCTATCGGCGGCAGGAAATTGACAACGGCAAGAAAATAACACCCGTCGTATCCATCGTCTGTAACTTTTCCAAACCCACCGGGAACACGCCCGCGCTGTTGAGCGTGGACGAGACGACGACCTTCTTTCACGAGTTTGGCCATGCCCTGCACGGCCTGCTGTCCAACGTAACGTACGGCAGCCAGTCGGGAACGTCGGTGCCGCGCGATTTTGTGGAACTGCCCTCGCAGATTATGGAGAACTGGGCGATGGAGCCCGAGATGCTCCGGCTGTTTGCCAAGCATTATCAAACCGGGGCCGTCATTCCCGACGCGCTCGTTGACAAGATCAAAAAGAGCAGTCTGTTCAATCAGGGGTTTGAAACGACGGAGTACCTGGCGGCTTCCATGCTCGACATGGCTTACCATACGCTCAAGCCGGGCGAGGTACCAACCGATGTGATTGCGTTTGAGAAGCAGGCGATGGACAAAATCGGGTTGATCGATCAGATTCCACCGCGCTACCGGAGTACCTATTTTCAGCACGTGTTCGCGGGGGGCTATTCTGCGGGCTACTACAGCTACATCTGGTCGGCAGTACTCGATGCCGATGCGTTTGAGGTATTCAAGCAGAAAGGACTTTTCGATCCTAAATCGGCGCAGTCGTTCCGGAAAAACGTGCTCGAACGGGGTGGCACAGAGGAGCCGATGAAACTGTACCGCAACTTCCGCGGTGCCGAACCCGATATCAAACCGCTGCTCCGTCGGCGCGGGTTGATGAAGAGTGTGTAG
- a CDS encoding EamA family transporter, with protein MVAFILSLTASAVLLRIVANPLSNVFQKQLTQRAAEPLFVISATYGFLGLACLVAWPQLRFVGLPVVFWQSIGLAGLLAMLGNVFLVKALHIGDLSVLGPINAYKSVVGMLVGLLLLHEVPGGWGLAGVGLIVGGSYLVLSNGRSSSRFSWSMIARPEIRLRLAALVCSAVDGVLLKKAILLSTPTVAFFFWCAFGFVFTLIWILVAMRRAWVVQTKLLISEKFTFMGLFVTVGITQMASNVALERLPVGYALALFQTSALLSVLFGYRFFREQDISRKLIGAAVMVTGAVLIVLLG; from the coding sequence ATGGTAGCCTTCATTCTCTCCCTGACGGCCAGCGCCGTCCTGCTCCGTATCGTGGCGAACCCGCTCTCGAACGTTTTTCAGAAGCAACTGACGCAGCGTGCGGCTGAGCCGCTGTTCGTAATTTCGGCCACCTACGGTTTTCTGGGCCTCGCCTGCCTGGTTGCCTGGCCGCAGCTCCGGTTCGTGGGTTTACCGGTCGTATTCTGGCAGAGTATCGGACTGGCGGGTCTGCTGGCCATGCTGGGTAATGTGTTTCTGGTAAAAGCGCTGCACATCGGCGACTTATCCGTTCTCGGCCCCATCAACGCTTATAAGTCTGTCGTAGGCATGCTTGTCGGACTGCTGCTGTTGCACGAAGTACCGGGCGGGTGGGGTCTGGCGGGGGTTGGCCTCATCGTTGGTGGCAGTTACCTCGTGCTGAGCAATGGCCGGTCCAGTAGCCGTTTTTCCTGGTCGATGATCGCACGCCCTGAAATCAGACTGCGGCTGGCCGCCCTGGTATGTTCGGCCGTCGACGGCGTGTTGCTGAAGAAAGCCATCCTGTTGTCGACGCCGACCGTGGCGTTCTTTTTCTGGTGCGCGTTTGGCTTCGTATTCACCCTGATCTGGATCCTGGTGGCTATGCGCCGGGCGTGGGTCGTGCAGACGAAGCTGCTCATTTCCGAGAAGTTCACCTTCATGGGGCTGTTTGTGACGGTGGGAATCACGCAGATGGCCAGTAATGTAGCCCTCGAACGGCTTCCCGTTGGCTACGCCCTGGCCCTGTTCCAGACTTCGGCGCTACTCAGCGTGCTGTTCGGCTACCGGTTCTTCCGGGAGCAGGATATTAGCCGTAAACTCATCGGCGCGGCCGTCATGGTTACGGGTGCCGTCCTGATTGTTCTGCTGGGCTAA
- a CDS encoding Dabb family protein, whose product MNDQSRRHFVKTSIAAGLSTALPASQLSAPAAGDMFVHHVYFYLKNKGSEADKAKLLEGLNKLAKVPTIKFVHIGSPATTDRSVIEKGYAVSWLCFFNNLEDEEIYQKHPIHLKFVEDYSALWEKVIVYDSVGPRRS is encoded by the coding sequence ATGAACGACCAATCACGCAGACATTTCGTTAAAACGAGCATTGCCGCCGGGCTGAGTACCGCGCTGCCCGCGAGCCAGCTGTCGGCACCTGCCGCCGGCGATATGTTTGTCCACCACGTTTATTTCTACCTCAAGAACAAGGGCAGCGAAGCCGACAAAGCCAAACTGCTCGAAGGGCTGAACAAACTGGCGAAAGTGCCAACCATCAAGTTTGTGCATATCGGCTCGCCAGCTACTACCGACCGGAGCGTTATCGAAAAAGGTTATGCCGTTTCCTGGCTGTGCTTTTTCAATAATCTGGAGGATGAGGAAATCTATCAGAAACACCCTATCCACCTGAAATTTGTGGAAGATTATTCCGCTCTCTGGGAAAAGGTAATTGTGTATGATTCCGTAGGACCCCGTCGGTCATGA
- a CDS encoding GNAT family N-acetyltransferase, translated as MTSPQITPASQADVPALNDLVNSAYRGDSSRRGWTTEADLLDGIRTDEAGLAAMLANAQATILKYEQNGQLIGCVYLEKKSDRLYLGMLTVSPDAQAGGIGKQLMAAAEQLARDWHCRAMIMTVISQRHELIAFYERRGYHPTGETEPFPMDDSRFGLPRQHLSFIVMEKVLEAS; from the coding sequence ATGACCTCACCCCAGATTACGCCGGCCAGTCAGGCCGATGTTCCGGCTTTGAACGACCTGGTGAACAGTGCCTACCGGGGCGATAGCTCGCGCCGGGGCTGGACGACCGAAGCCGACCTGCTCGACGGTATCCGAACGGACGAAGCCGGGCTGGCTGCGATGCTGGCCAACGCGCAGGCTACGATCCTGAAATACGAACAGAACGGTCAACTGATCGGTTGCGTTTATCTCGAAAAGAAAAGCGATCGCCTGTACCTGGGTATGCTGACCGTATCGCCCGACGCGCAGGCCGGGGGCATTGGTAAACAGCTGATGGCAGCCGCCGAGCAACTCGCCCGCGACTGGCACTGCCGCGCTATGATCATGACCGTAATTTCGCAGCGTCACGAACTGATCGCTTTTTACGAACGGCGCGGCTACCACCCCACGGGCGAAACCGAACCCTTTCCCATGGATGATTCGCGCTTTGGCTTACCCAGACAGCACCTGTCATTTATCGTGATGGAAAAAGTGCTGGAAGCTAGTTAG